In Aedes albopictus strain Foshan chromosome 3, AalbF5, whole genome shotgun sequence, the following are encoded in one genomic region:
- the LOC109433331 gene encoding antigen 5 like allergen Cul n 1-like — protein MIVLGCEPNQWVKSIHNLNSTFNFLDVLAALVTRSFQQSINYCKPSLCPVQKPHIACNVTSKFGPKCGTIANIVPMNSTNVALIVSMHNLYRSVIAQGKLNYTKQEYFPTAERMPTIQWDDELAYIAEANARHCVFEHDKCRNTEQLKSAGQNLAWISYYGFFQTDAKLISQMINYWYREYIYADRSIISNYPKNYGGPAIGHFTAMVADRSNRIGCAMVSFEESPWMRKYLVCNYSITNIINQPVYKAGPTASKCVTGQNPDYAGLCSVDEVIDSNPFKFP, from the exons ATGATTGTTCTTGGATGTGAGCCAAATCAATGGGTCAAATCTATCCATAATCTCAATTCTACCTTTAATTTTTTAGATGTTCTGGCAGCACTAGTGACACGTTCCTTCCAACAATCGATAAACTACTGCAAGCCAAGTTTGTGTCCGGTGCAAAAACCGCATATCGCTTGCAATGTGACGTCCAAGTTTGGCCCAAAATGTGGCACTATAGCCAACATTGTGCCAATGAACTCGACCAATGTGGCACTGATCGTGAGCATGCACAATCTGTATCGGAGTGTTATAGCCCAGGGCAAGCTGAACTACACCAAGCAGGAATATTTCCCCACCGCAGAACGGATGCCCACAATT CAATGGGATGACGAGCTGGCGTACATTGCTGAGGCGAATGCACGACATTGCGTGTTCGAGCATGACAAGTGTCGTAATACCGAGCAGTTGAAGTCAGCTGGACAAAACTTGGCGTGGATCAGCTACTACGGATTTTTTCAAACTGATGCCAAATTGATATCTCAGATGATCAACTATTGGTATCGGGAATATATCTATGCAGACCGAAGCATTATCAGCAATTATCCAAAAAATTACGGAGG GCCTGCTATCGGTCACTTCACTGCCATGGTGGCGGATCGCTCCAACCGAATTGGCTGTGCAATGGTTAGCTTCGAAGAATCGCCCTGGATGAGAAAGTACCTGGTCTGCAACTATTCCATAACAAATATCATCAATCAACCGGTGTACAAGGCTGGGCCAACAGCTTCGAAGTGTGTCACAGGACAGAACCCTGATTACGCTGGTCTTTGCAGTGTGGATGAAGTAATCGATTCGAATCCTTTTAAGTTTCCATAA